The following are encoded in a window of Polynucleobacter sp. VK25 genomic DNA:
- the ispF gene encoding 2-C-methyl-D-erythritol 2,4-cyclodiphosphate synthase: MNQSNPHIPQFRIGQGYDVHALVADRKLILGGVHVPFDKGLLGHSDADALLHALTDALLGAAGLNDIGQLFPDTDPQFKDMDSRILLRAALQKVQAAGFQIGNVDATIICQKPKLADFLPEMVRNIAADLAVTPSHVNLKAKTNESLGHLGRGEGIAVHAVALLYKA; this comes from the coding sequence ATGAATCAATCCAATCCGCACATTCCACAATTTCGCATAGGTCAAGGTTACGATGTCCATGCCTTGGTCGCTGATAGAAAGCTGATCTTGGGCGGCGTTCATGTACCTTTTGATAAGGGTTTATTGGGACATTCTGATGCAGATGCTTTATTGCATGCCTTAACGGATGCCTTGCTAGGGGCGGCTGGTTTGAATGATATTGGGCAGCTATTCCCAGATACAGATCCCCAATTTAAGGATATGGATAGCCGAATTCTGCTCAGAGCAGCCCTACAAAAAGTCCAAGCAGCAGGTTTTCAGATTGGCAATGTGGATGCCACCATCATTTGCCAGAAGCCAAAATTAGCTGATTTTTTGCCAGAAATGGTCCGTAATATCGCCGCTGATTTGGCTGTGACCCCCAGCCACGTCAATCTCAAGGCCAAGACGAATGAATCTCTTGGCCATTTAGGTAGAGGCGAGGGTATTGCTGTCCACGCGGTAGCTTTGCTCTACAAGGCCTAA